The following nucleotide sequence is from bacterium.
CCTCCCGGGCGTAAACGATCTCCGCGCCGACGACGAGATCTTCCTTGCTTCGCGGCAGGGGAAAGGTCACCTTGACGATATCCCCGGGTGTGAGCTTCTCCCCGACAAGCATCCCGGCGCCCCCCTCACCGATCTCCCTGAGGATCCCGGCAACCAGCTCGGTTCCGGTAGTGGCTTCGGCTACGACATTGCACTCGACACGGTTATAGGCTCTCGGGTTGGACTCGAGCAGGGACTGTATCCGCTGAAAAAGGAGACGGGGACTCACCGGCTTTAGAAGGAAATCATCGCACCCCGCATCCAGCATTGCGGCAACGCCTCCCACCGCCCCAGCCTGAACCAGGGCGACAACGGGTACCTCTTCGCCACCCGGCGCGGACCTAAGGGATCCAATCCCTTCAACGGCACTCTGGTCAGCGGACATCTCCATCAGGACCAGCTCAACATCCCCTTCCCTGAACGACACCACCCCGGCGGCTGCGTCCCGGGCCTCCTTCACATGGTATCCGTAACCCTTCAGGAGGGTCGCCAGCATCTCTCTTACCTCAGGCGCTGGATCTACAACCAGGATCGTCTTTGTTCTCCTGAAATCATCAACCATCCAGACCTCCCGGTTCCGGAATAATGGCAGGGGCCAGGCCCCGCCATCCAGCCCCGGGAGAACCTGGACAGGATGCCG
It contains:
- a CDS encoding response regulator; this translates as MVDDFRRTKTILVVDPAPEVREMLATLLKGYGYHVKEARDAAAGVVSFREGDVELVLMEMSADQSAVEGIGSLRSAPGGEEVPVVALVQAGAVGGVAAMLDAGCDDFLLKPVSPRLLFQRIQSLLESNPRAYNRVECNVVAEATTGTELVAGILREIGEGGAGMLVGEKLTPGDIVKVTFPLPRSKEDLVVGAEIVYAREVDEQFLHGLRFIIIDTATRKVIRKFVQDTLLERS